DNA sequence from the Marinilongibacter aquaticus genome:
AACCGCGGCATAGATCAGCAACAAATCGGGAATATCCACCGATTCGAAAACCTTGTCTTCGAAAGAATGCACAAAACTTATGTAAATGATCAGTAGAATGACCGACTTGTCGAAAAGAGACAGATAGGCTCCATATTTTTGCACATAGACATGAAAAAAACGATGTAACCCAAGGCCTATCAACACAGGAAGCAATATCTCGGTCAGGAGTTTCAGGTACACATCGGCCAAGTTGAAATCGCCTGTGTTTTGTTCGAGAAAAAGCCCCATCCAGAGTGGCGTCAGCACGATGCCGATCAAACCAGAAATACTCGCATTGAAAATAGCCGCGGGGACATTCCCTTTGGCAATGGATACCATCACCACCGAAGACGAAACTGTGGAAGGCAAGGCAGCCATAAACAAAAAAGCCAACCAGACCTGCTTGTTTAAACCATGGTATACAAGAGGATGAAAAAGAAGGACGATCAATGGAAACAGCAGAAAAACAGAAGACTGAACCAGTACGTGCAACCGCCAATTTTTCAATCCGCTTTTCACCTTTTCCGGACTAAGCTTCAATCCGTAGAAAAAGAATATCAACGACACGCCAAGGCTAGCCAATTTTTCCAAGGGCACTTCGCTTTGTCGGCTTCCCCAAGCGGGAAAATAATACGCCACCAAAACGGCCAGTACTATAGCGAAAATAAAGGGATCGAGTTTTCCGAGTTTCATATTTTGTTATCCAAATTCCCTTCTCGCGGGAAGGCTTATGCAGAAGCCTAAAGATAAACAGTAAAGCCGATTGTCTTTTCGATTACAATACAAAGCCCGCACATTTTGATGGAATAATCCAAAGTCTACCCGGGATAGAAAAAGCCGCGGCCCAAGCCACCTTCCATTTCCACCAATAATTGTGGCTGTGCGTACATCTTCCGAAAATTTCCTATTTTCAGTAAGTGGGCCGCATAGGCATCAAATACTCCACTTTGGCGAAGGTTCTGCACCCAATTCAAGTGGAAATTTGAACCCCGCATCCTATTAAACTTTGCA
Encoded proteins:
- a CDS encoding bile acid:sodium symporter family protein, encoding MKLGKLDPFIFAIVLAVLVAYYFPAWGSRQSEVPLEKLASLGVSLIFFFYGLKLSPEKVKSGLKNWRLHVLVQSSVFLLFPLIVLLFHPLVYHGLNKQVWLAFLFMAALPSTVSSSVVMVSIAKGNVPAAIFNASISGLIGIVLTPLWMGLFLEQNTGDFNLADVYLKLLTEILLPVLIGLGLHRFFHVYVQKYGAYLSLFDKSVILLIIYISFVHSFEDKVFESVDIPDLLLIYAAVLVLFFLVYFLIGFAARKLGFDTEDKITAQFCGTKKSLVHGTVFSKILFPASMPLGILLLPLMLFHASQIFIIGILASRLASRKTKDG